One segment of Natronosalvus halobius DNA contains the following:
- a CDS encoding RNA polymerase Rpb4 family protein: MTIFKEIVDEEYLTVSETKDLLEDIETERALDDERELRYELARAIEHVNRFAILETEDANALVEDLQDLEKVDEPTAYKIANLLPRDRQELRTVFAQQRYSVSGDELDEILNIIAKYV; the protein is encoded by the coding sequence ATGACGATCTTCAAAGAGATCGTCGACGAGGAGTACCTGACGGTCTCGGAGACGAAGGATCTCCTCGAGGACATCGAAACCGAACGGGCACTCGACGACGAACGCGAGCTACGATACGAACTCGCGCGCGCCATCGAACACGTCAACCGCTTCGCCATCCTGGAGACCGAGGACGCGAACGCCCTCGTCGAGGACCTCCAGGACCTCGAGAAGGTCGACGAGCCGACGGCGTACAAGATCGCGAACCTGCTTCCGCGGGATCGACAGGAACTTCGGACGGTGTTCGCCCAGCAGCGCTACTCCGTGTCGGGTGACGAACTCGACGAGATCCTCAACATCATCGCGAAGTACGTCTGA
- a CDS encoding mechanosensitive ion channel family protein: MVDAFTGLEWLENTFHTQFQKGVATAVVTGLFLLVLVSHRRLQSWISDRSRALYADIVATILLFGAGGLALYVAVGVWGATEELSTVLSRFDPEGTFLPRVTASFVMVVMTYIVWRFVRRLLHDVVASSTTVTKHQEEVSNRVIQVFIWSVTLVIVLSIWIDDLSGLLVGAGFLGIVVGMAARQTLGALLAGFVLMFSRSFEIGHWVEIDGREGTVTNISIFNTQIQSFDGEYIVVPNDVVTTSIVTNRSKKGRLRIEVEVGVDYSVDVDQAATLARDALEPIEEVMDVPEPMVVTKQFGESSVVLGVRFWIDRPSARRRWTARTKAISAIKTQFEEADVKIPYPQRELSGREETDGFRMQLDEPVNETTARGTTSRRPSEDD, encoded by the coding sequence GTGGTAGACGCGTTCACTGGGCTCGAGTGGCTCGAAAACACGTTCCACACGCAGTTCCAGAAGGGGGTGGCGACGGCGGTCGTTACGGGGCTGTTTCTGCTCGTGTTAGTTTCCCATCGACGCCTCCAGTCCTGGATTTCCGACCGATCGCGGGCGCTGTACGCCGATATCGTCGCGACGATTCTCCTGTTCGGGGCGGGAGGGTTGGCGCTGTACGTGGCCGTCGGGGTCTGGGGGGCGACCGAGGAACTGTCGACGGTTCTCTCGCGATTCGATCCGGAGGGGACGTTCCTCCCTCGGGTGACCGCATCGTTCGTGATGGTCGTGATGACCTACATCGTCTGGCGATTCGTGAGACGGCTGTTACACGACGTGGTGGCCTCCTCGACCACGGTCACGAAACACCAGGAGGAGGTATCGAATCGCGTCATCCAGGTATTCATCTGGTCCGTCACGCTCGTAATCGTCCTCAGCATCTGGATCGACGACCTCAGCGGGCTCCTCGTCGGGGCCGGGTTCCTGGGTATCGTCGTCGGTATGGCCGCCAGACAGACCCTCGGCGCGTTGCTCGCCGGGTTCGTCCTGATGTTCTCCCGATCGTTCGAAATTGGCCACTGGGTCGAGATAGACGGACGGGAGGGAACGGTCACGAACATCTCGATCTTCAACACGCAAATTCAGTCGTTCGACGGGGAGTACATCGTCGTCCCCAACGACGTCGTCACGACGAGCATCGTGACGAACCGCTCGAAGAAGGGGCGTCTTCGAATCGAGGTCGAAGTCGGCGTCGACTATAGCGTCGACGTCGACCAGGCGGCGACGCTCGCTCGAGACGCCCTCGAGCCGATCGAGGAGGTGATGGACGTCCCCGAACCGATGGTCGTCACGAAGCAGTTCGGCGAGTCGTCCGTCGTCCTGGGCGTTCGATTCTGGATCGATCGGCCGAGTGCGCGACGGCGCTGGACGGCCCGGACGAAGGCCATCAGCGCGATCAAGACCCAGTTCGAGGAGGCCGACGTCAAGATCCCGTACCCACAGCGGGAGTTGAGCGGACGCGAGGAGACCGACGGATTTCGAATGCAATTGGACGAACCAGTGAACGAAACGACGGCTCGAGGGACGACGTCCAGACGGCCGTCGGAGGACGACTGA
- a CDS encoding DUF655 domain-containing protein translates to MSEADSDETDVRRAVVLDYLAHGLSGGRRRYQQSPAGYALGVDDFTLYQVAFDEDARLTIGTRVVVEPPAERDVVEECHPVGYDDLSSGAQSELEYVIADLIEENERRFVDFYNDAQPITLRLHQLNLLPGIGKKLRNNILDQRKRKPFESFEDLEDRVSGLHDPDEVLANRILEELRDEDLKYRTFVGHAQRNE, encoded by the coding sequence ATGAGCGAAGCCGACAGCGATGAGACGGACGTGCGCCGAGCGGTCGTGCTGGATTATCTAGCCCACGGGCTCTCAGGTGGACGACGTCGCTACCAGCAGTCACCGGCCGGCTACGCCCTTGGCGTAGACGACTTCACGCTGTATCAGGTCGCCTTCGACGAGGATGCTCGGCTCACGATCGGCACCCGAGTCGTCGTCGAGCCCCCAGCAGAGCGCGACGTCGTCGAGGAGTGTCACCCCGTCGGGTACGATGACCTCTCCTCGGGTGCCCAGTCTGAACTCGAGTACGTCATCGCCGATCTCATCGAGGAGAACGAACGGCGGTTTGTGGACTTCTACAACGATGCGCAGCCGATCACGCTTCGGCTCCATCAGCTCAACCTGTTGCCAGGCATCGGGAAGAAACTCCGAAACAACATCCTCGACCAGCGAAAGCGAAAGCCCTTCGAGAGCTTCGAGGACCTCGAGGATCGGGTCTCGGGATTGCACGACCCCGACGAGGTGCTGGCAAATCGAATTCTCGAGGAGTTACGGGACGAGGACCTCAAGTATCGGACGTTCGTGGGTCACGCTCAGCGAAACGAGTAG
- a CDS encoding 50S ribosomal protein L21e: protein MPNSNGPRQGTRRKLSNNPRDRGTSPPQRAIQEYDVGQKVHLKIDPSVPKGRYHPRFDGHTGEVVGKQGKAFKVEITDGGKAKTLIVTAAHLRAQE, encoded by the coding sequence ATGCCGAACTCGAACGGACCTCGTCAGGGAACCCGGCGAAAGCTCTCGAACAACCCCCGAGATCGCGGGACCTCGCCGCCGCAGCGCGCGATCCAGGAGTACGACGTGGGCCAGAAGGTCCACCTCAAGATCGATCCGAGCGTTCCGAAAGGGCGCTACCACCCACGATTCGACGGTCACACCGGTGAAGTCGTCGGCAAACAGGGCAAGGCCTTCAAAGTCGAGATCACCGACGGCGGGAAGGCGAAGACGTTGATCGTCACCGCTGCCCACCTCCGCGCCCAGGAATGA
- a CDS encoding HemK2/MTQ2 family protein methyltransferase translates to MGKDLAERRGLETDVYQPAEDSQLLADAASDRLEEGELVLEVGTGSGYVADRIATEVGARVVAADVNPHAAANARERGLEAVQADLVSPFRAGTFDAVAFNPPYLPTDPDHEWDDWMERALSGGEDGRAVIDPFLATVSRVLAPDGVVFLLVSSLTGVDAVVERAGEEGFSAVAVADESFPFETLTVLELVR, encoded by the coding sequence ATGGGGAAGGATCTCGCCGAGCGTCGCGGGCTCGAAACCGACGTCTATCAGCCGGCGGAGGACTCGCAACTGCTCGCGGACGCGGCCAGTGACCGACTCGAGGAGGGAGAGTTAGTCCTCGAGGTCGGCACCGGTTCGGGGTACGTCGCCGACCGGATCGCGACCGAGGTCGGGGCTCGAGTCGTCGCTGCCGACGTCAACCCGCACGCCGCGGCGAACGCACGCGAGCGTGGACTCGAAGCGGTGCAGGCGGATCTCGTCTCGCCGTTCCGAGCGGGCACCTTCGACGCCGTCGCGTTCAACCCGCCGTACCTGCCCACGGACCCGGACCACGAGTGGGACGACTGGATGGAGCGCGCCCTCTCGGGCGGTGAGGATGGCCGGGCGGTGATCGATCCGTTCCTCGCGACGGTGTCCCGGGTACTGGCTCCGGACGGCGTCGTCTTCCTCCTGGTCAGCAGCCTCACGGGGGTCGACGCGGTGGTCGAACGCGCGGGCGAGGAGGGGTTCAGTGCGGTCGCCGTCGCCGACGAGTCGTTCCCGTTCGAGACGCTGACGGTGCTCGAACTGGTTCGGTAA
- a CDS encoding cystathionine gamma-synthase, whose translation MSDDRGTDGDGAREFRFETRSIHAGQEPDDETGALMTPIFANSTYEQDGPGDHRGYEYSRTGNPTRDDLEANLASLEGADYGRCFSSGMGSINTVCNLLESGDHVVTGNDVYGGTHRIFTQVYEQYEIEFTFVDMTDLEAIDAAFQDNTELLWLETPTNPLLSIVDIEGAAEIAHEHDAICAIDNTFATPYLQRPLELGADVVSHSLTKYLGGHSDVVGGALLTNDPDLDERFGFYQNSVGATPGPFDAFLVLRGTKTLPVRMDRHCGNARAIAQWLDDHPDVDRVYYPGLESHPGHEIAAKQMDDFGGMLSFELDGTLEQASDVVSNTEVFTLAESLGGVESLIEQPAPMTHAAIPRKERIAAGLTDSLIRVSVGIEHVDDLIGDLEQAIEAALE comes from the coding sequence ATGAGCGACGATCGCGGTACCGACGGTGACGGCGCACGGGAGTTTCGTTTCGAGACTCGTTCGATCCACGCAGGCCAGGAACCCGACGACGAAACCGGCGCCCTCATGACGCCAATTTTCGCGAACTCGACGTACGAACAGGACGGCCCCGGCGACCACCGCGGCTACGAGTACTCCCGAACCGGCAACCCCACGCGCGACGATCTCGAGGCCAACCTCGCGAGCCTCGAAGGTGCCGACTACGGCCGCTGTTTCTCGAGCGGCATGGGTTCGATCAACACCGTCTGCAATCTGCTGGAGTCCGGCGACCACGTCGTCACCGGGAACGATGTGTACGGTGGCACCCACCGCATCTTCACCCAGGTCTACGAGCAGTACGAGATCGAGTTCACCTTCGTCGACATGACCGACCTGGAGGCGATCGACGCGGCGTTCCAGGACAACACCGAACTCCTGTGGCTCGAGACCCCGACCAATCCGCTACTGTCTATCGTGGACATCGAGGGGGCTGCTGAGATCGCCCACGAGCACGACGCCATCTGTGCCATCGACAACACCTTCGCAACGCCATATCTCCAGCGCCCGCTCGAACTGGGTGCCGACGTCGTTAGTCACTCGCTCACCAAGTACCTCGGCGGCCACTCCGACGTCGTCGGCGGGGCGCTCCTGACGAACGATCCCGACCTGGACGAGCGCTTCGGCTTCTACCAGAACTCCGTGGGCGCGACCCCCGGCCCATTCGACGCTTTCCTCGTCCTCCGCGGAACCAAGACCCTCCCTGTTCGGATGGATCGTCACTGCGGGAACGCCCGCGCCATCGCTCAGTGGCTCGACGATCACCCCGACGTCGATCGCGTCTACTACCCCGGCCTGGAGAGCCATCCTGGCCACGAGATCGCCGCGAAGCAGATGGACGACTTCGGGGGCATGCTCAGTTTCGAACTCGACGGGACGCTCGAGCAGGCCAGCGACGTGGTTTCGAACACGGAGGTGTTCACCCTCGCCGAGAGCCTCGGTGGCGTCGAGAGCCTGATCGAACAGCCCGCACCGATGACCCACGCGGCGATCCCCCGGAAAGAGCGCATCGCGGCCGGACTCACCGACAGTCTGATCCGCGTCTCGGTAGGTATCGAGCACGTCGACGACCTGATCGGCGATCTCGAGCAGGCGATCGAAGCGGCGCTGGAATGA
- a CDS encoding 5-methyltetrahydropteroyltriglutamate--homocysteine methyltransferase gives MTEYVSTTPGLFPLPDWAKDDLSDAKGHQKHDLISGDEGEAITSIYDEARAEVVETQVEAGLDLISEGQLRWDDMLAHPLTVHDAVDTGGIVRYYDNNNFYRDPVVTDELGFSGDVAGELEAAAALTEEPLQAVLPGPYSLADLATDDHYGDEETFLSAVADFLAGEVEAFPAHETLFLLEPSLVENSPGDGLDERASEAVDTVASATDAEVIVQPFYGALEEKVYAHLLDADFDALGFDFVTEQEQNLYNIQEYGATDDISLGLADGQNTLLEEPEAIRERADWVFDQIPVTDFETTYLTTNTETFYLPYAKFEAKLEVLAEAAALAEVTHA, from the coding sequence ATGACCGAGTACGTATCGACCACGCCGGGGCTGTTTCCGCTCCCGGACTGGGCGAAAGACGATTTATCCGACGCAAAAGGACACCAGAAACACGATCTCATCAGCGGCGACGAGGGCGAGGCGATCACGAGCATCTACGACGAGGCGCGCGCCGAAGTCGTCGAGACCCAGGTCGAGGCCGGACTGGACCTGATCTCGGAGGGCCAGCTTCGCTGGGACGACATGCTCGCCCATCCGCTGACCGTTCACGACGCCGTCGACACGGGGGGCATCGTCCGCTACTACGACAACAACAACTTCTATCGCGACCCCGTCGTCACCGACGAACTGGGCTTCTCGGGCGACGTCGCGGGCGAACTCGAGGCCGCCGCCGCTCTGACGGAGGAACCGCTCCAGGCCGTCCTCCCCGGCCCGTACTCGCTGGCCGACCTGGCCACCGACGACCACTACGGCGACGAGGAGACGTTCCTGTCGGCCGTCGCCGACTTCCTGGCCGGCGAGGTCGAGGCGTTCCCGGCCCACGAGACGCTGTTCCTGCTCGAACCGTCGCTCGTCGAGAATTCGCCCGGCGACGGTCTCGACGAACGCGCGAGCGAGGCGGTCGACACCGTCGCGAGCGCGACCGACGCCGAGGTCATCGTCCAGCCGTTCTACGGGGCGCTCGAGGAGAAGGTCTACGCCCACCTGCTCGACGCCGACTTCGACGCGCTCGGGTTCGACTTCGTGACCGAACAGGAGCAGAATCTTTACAACATCCAGGAGTACGGCGCCACCGACGACATTTCGCTGGGACTGGCCGACGGCCAGAACACCCTCCTGGAGGAACCCGAAGCGATCCGCGAGCGAGCCGACTGGGTATTCGACCAGATTCCAGTCACCGACTTCGAGACGACGTACCTGACGACGAACACCGAGACGTTCTACCTGCCGTACGCGAAGTTCGAGGCGAAACTCGAGGTGCTGGCTGAGGCTGCCGCGCTCGCGGAGGTGACCCACGCATGA
- the rsmA gene encoding 16S rRNA (adenine(1518)-N(6)/adenine(1519)-N(6))-dimethyltransferase RsmA encodes MRDPDGLIARAGVRGDPDRDQHFLVDDRVLDRLPTYLESLDQDASPGRGEQSTGLTESTEPAGSTESTEPAGSTESAESTREVTSHLLEIGGGTGALTDRLLAVADEVTVVERDRRLAAFLEEEFAEEVAAGHLTVVQGDALDVDLPSFSASVSNLPYGVSSEIAFRLLPEKRPLVLMFQKEFAERMVAEPETPEYGRLSVSAQHFAAVEIVETIPKEAFSPPPQVESAVVRSIPRTPNYEVADEAFFLRFVKAVFTQRRKTMRNAIRNTAHISGLEDADAVVEAADEELLGKRAGAVTPTEFAELATLADEVGRSDER; translated from the coding sequence ATGAGAGATCCAGACGGGTTGATCGCGAGGGCGGGGGTTCGCGGTGATCCCGACCGCGATCAACACTTTCTCGTCGACGATCGGGTCCTCGATCGATTGCCGACGTATCTCGAGTCGCTCGACCAGGACGCGTCGCCAGGCAGGGGAGAGCAATCGACCGGACTGACTGAATCGACTGAACCGGCCGGATCGACTGAATCGACTGAACCGGCCGGATCGACTGAATCGGCCGAATCGACCCGCGAGGTAACGAGCCACCTCCTCGAGATCGGCGGCGGGACGGGTGCACTCACGGACCGACTGCTCGCCGTCGCCGACGAGGTGACCGTCGTCGAACGAGACCGACGGCTGGCCGCGTTTCTCGAGGAGGAATTCGCCGAGGAGGTCGCGGCCGGCCACCTGACCGTCGTCCAGGGCGACGCTCTCGATGTCGACCTCCCCTCCTTTTCGGCGTCGGTCTCGAACCTTCCCTACGGCGTCTCGAGCGAAATTGCGTTTCGCCTCCTCCCCGAAAAGCGTCCACTCGTCCTGATGTTTCAGAAGGAGTTCGCCGAGCGAATGGTCGCCGAGCCGGAGACCCCCGAATACGGGCGGCTGTCGGTCTCGGCCCAGCACTTTGCGGCCGTCGAAATCGTCGAAACGATCCCGAAGGAGGCGTTTTCGCCGCCGCCGCAGGTCGAGAGCGCGGTCGTCAGGTCGATCCCGCGGACGCCCAACTACGAGGTCGCGGACGAGGCGTTCTTCCTGCGGTTCGTCAAGGCGGTGTTCACCCAGCGACGAAAGACGATGCGAAACGCGATTCGCAACACGGCTCACATCTCGGGGCTCGAGGATGCAGACGCCGTCGTCGAGGCGGCAGACGAGGAACTGCTGGGCAAACGGGCGGGGGCCGTCACGCCCACCGAATTCGCCGAACTGGCGACGCTCGCCGACGAGGTGGGCCGTTCGGATGAGAGGTGA
- a CDS encoding YihY/virulence factor BrkB family protein, whose amino-acid sequence MSQLERSLPVDESTARRVVAVARENGFALVAAGVAFYIFNALIPLAIFALIGMTTVGWLESALELLAPAFGADPESLVSTMNGMIGEGSGRGRAAVIAAAMLAWSAFTTFQSINRAFGHVYGVQAERSPRQTARDTGLILVTVILAVASVIVVQVGVVAVAGQTVALLASIPLLAGALFAVFLPMFYQFAPPAVTVREALPGAVLTAISWTLGAIGFRLYLTTSESVELYGVAGGIMLLLTWLYVGALALLGGVILNAVMADRVEAEDRWAIG is encoded by the coding sequence ATGAGCCAACTCGAACGATCACTCCCCGTAGACGAATCCACTGCCCGGCGCGTCGTCGCCGTCGCTCGAGAGAACGGATTCGCCCTCGTCGCCGCCGGGGTCGCGTTCTACATCTTCAACGCCCTGATTCCGCTGGCCATCTTCGCACTCATCGGGATGACGACGGTCGGCTGGCTCGAGAGCGCCCTGGAGCTACTAGCACCCGCGTTCGGGGCCGACCCCGAATCACTGGTGTCGACGATGAACGGGATGATCGGCGAAGGATCGGGTCGAGGGCGGGCCGCGGTGATCGCCGCCGCCATGCTCGCCTGGAGCGCGTTCACGACGTTCCAGTCGATCAACCGCGCGTTCGGTCACGTTTACGGCGTCCAGGCGGAACGGTCCCCTCGTCAGACGGCTCGAGACACTGGGCTGATCCTCGTGACGGTGATCCTCGCCGTCGCTTCGGTGATCGTCGTCCAGGTCGGGGTAGTGGCCGTCGCCGGGCAGACGGTTGCCCTGCTGGCGAGTATCCCGCTCTTGGCGGGGGCGCTGTTCGCCGTGTTCCTCCCGATGTTCTACCAATTTGCTCCGCCTGCCGTGACGGTTCGGGAAGCGCTCCCCGGTGCCGTCCTCACGGCGATTTCGTGGACCCTGGGTGCGATCGGCTTCCGCCTCTACCTCACGACCTCCGAAAGCGTCGAGCTGTACGGCGTCGCGGGCGGCATCATGTTGCTCCTGACCTGGCTGTACGTCGGGGCGCTGGCGCTGCTCGGCGGAGTGATACTCAATGCGGTCATGGCAGACCGCGTCGAAGCCGAAGACCGGTGGGCGATCGGCTGA
- a CDS encoding elongation factor 1-beta, which produces MGKVAAKIKVMPQSPEIDLDALQERLETALSEGAKINGVEREEVAFGLVALYPTVIVPDGSGGTEGVEEAFSEVEGVESVNVENVGRI; this is translated from the coding sequence ATGGGAAAAGTAGCCGCCAAGATCAAAGTCATGCCGCAGAGCCCCGAAATCGACCTCGACGCGCTCCAGGAGCGCCTCGAAACCGCCCTCTCGGAGGGGGCGAAGATCAACGGTGTCGAGCGCGAGGAAGTCGCGTTTGGTCTCGTCGCGCTCTACCCGACCGTCATCGTCCCTGACGGCTCCGGTGGCACCGAGGGCGTCGAAGAGGCCTTCAGTGAGGTCGAGGGCGTCGAGAGCGTCAACGTCGAGAACGTCGGGCGTATCTGA
- a CDS encoding HVO_2753 family zinc finger protein, translated as MSSTDRRETRSCVSCGINIAGTNAASFKCPDCGAQIYRCAKCRKQSNLYECPDCGFLGP; from the coding sequence ATGAGTTCCACGGACCGACGGGAGACTCGCTCGTGCGTCTCCTGTGGGATCAACATCGCGGGCACGAACGCCGCGTCGTTCAAGTGCCCCGACTGTGGCGCACAGATCTACCGCTGTGCCAAGTGTCGCAAACAGAGCAACCTTTACGAGTGCCCCGACTGTGGGTTCCTCGGCCCCTGA